A genomic stretch from Caloenas nicobarica isolate bCalNic1 chromosome 3, bCalNic1.hap1, whole genome shotgun sequence includes:
- the ZBTB24 gene encoding zinc finger and BTB domain-containing protein 24 isoform X2, protein MAETTPDASEKLVIIQSKAHKDIILANFEEQRKKGFLCDITLIVENVHFRAHKALLAASSEYFSMMFIDEGEIGQSIYMLEGMVADTFGALLEFIYTGCLRASEGTTEQILATAQLLKVNDLVGACTDYQASCSPSNALPAPANGGTSVPVMASDKKSEDPPKRKRGRPRKIQSVQEEQSVANPAEDVQLRENNSMQNTQNFMKKDTAEEETVASEHAPARKDAEENEPACGSEAAVDVSAEKDENYDPKSEGITHSTQSRYSKRRIRRSIKLKDYKLIGDEDEKGLTKRTDGKRKRAGSEARCKDCGKVFKYNHFLAIHQRSHTGERPFKCSECGKGFSQKHSLQVHERMHTGERPYTCTVCNKALTTKHSLLEHMSLHTGQKAFTCDQCGKYFSQKRQLKSHYRVHTGRSLPECNQCRRKFMDAAQLKKHLRTHTGEKPFTCEICGKSFTAKSSLQTHIRIHRGEKPYSCGICGKSFSDSSAKRRHCILHTGKKPFSCPECSLQFARLDNLKSHLKIHSKEKQFQEAGAASSTNTSSEEALEHLHAHQGQNEEIHLAGSSHPAQHVQLTQESSQQSHSGQDTVPSHQISEEQNRSVRVSESHQQSLSVNESSHEHPIQGQAF, encoded by the exons atggCAGAAACAACTCCTGATGCTTCTGAGAAACTGGTCATCATCCAGTCCAAAGCTCACAAAGATATCATTCTAGCTAATTTtgaagaacaaaggaaaaagggtTTTCTTTGTGACATTACTCTAATAGTGGAGAATGTGCATTTCAGAGCCCACAAAGCTTTGCTTGCTGCCAGCAGTGAATACTTCTCCATGATGTTCATAGACGAGGGTGAGATAGGGCAGTCCATTTACATGCTGGAGGGAATGGTTGCAGACACCTTTGGAGCGCTGCTAGAATTTATCTACACCGGTTGCCTCCGCGCCAGTGAAGGAACCACAGAACAGATTCTGGCTACTGCTCAGCTGCTGAAAGTGAATGATCTGGTAGGGGCCTGTACGGACTACCAGGCCAGCTGTAGCCCCAGTAACGCGTTACCGGCTCCGGCAAATGGTGGAACCTCTGTACCTGTTATGGCAAGCGACAAGAAAAGTGAAGATCCACCGAAGCGAAAACGAGGGCGACCGAGGAAAATCCAGAGTGTCCAAGAAGAACAATCAGTCGCAAATCCTGCTGAAGATGTGCAGCTGAGAGAGAACAATTCCATGCAAAATACGcaaaattttatgaaaaaagaCACTGCGGAAGAAGAAACAGTTGCCAGCGAACATGCTCCAGCGAGGaaagatgcagaagaaaatgaaccTGCTTGTGGCTCAGAAGCTGCTGTCGATGTGTCAGCTGAGAAAGATGAGAATTATGATCCCAAATCTGAAGGAATAACACACAGCACTCAGAGCCGTTACAGCAAACGTAGAATAAGGAGATCAATCAAACTAAAAGATTATAAACTCATTGGTGATGAGGATGAAAAAGGACTGACAAAGAGGACcgatggaaaaagaaaacgtgCGGGTTCTGAAGCTCGCTGTAAAGACTGTGgcaaagtatttaaatataatCACTTCTTAGCTATTCATCAGCGAAGTCATACAG GGGAGCGCCCTTTTAAATGCAGTGAGTGTGGCAAAGGCTTTTCCCAGAAGCATTCTCTTCAGGTCCATGAGCGGATGCACACTGGAGAACGGCCATACACCTGCACTGTCTGCAATAAAGCTCTGACAACAAAACATTCTCTTCTGGAGCATATGAGCCTACATACAG GGCAGAAGGCTTTTACATGCGATCAGTGTGGGAAATACTTCAGCCAAAAGAGGCAGCTCAAGAGCCACTATCGCGTACACACAG GCCGTTCACTGCCGGAATGTAACCAGTGTCGTCGCAAATTCATGGATGCAGCTCAGTTAAAGAAACATCTAAGAACGCATACAG GTGAGAAGCCCTTCACTTGTGAAATTTGTGGCAAATCATTTACAGCTAAAAGTTCTCTTCAGACTCACATTAGAATTCACAG aggagaaaagcCATATTCTTGTGGTATATGTGGAAAATCCTTCTCTGATTCCAGTGCTAAGAGAAGACACTGTATCTTACACACAGGCAAAAAGCCTTTCTCTTGCCCAGAATGTAGTTTGCAGTTTGCTCGTCTGGACAACCTGAAGTCTCATTTGAAAATTCATagcaaggaaaagcagtttCAGGAAGCAGGCGCTGCCTCGAGCACCAACACCAGTTCAGAG GAAGCACTAGAACATCTTCATGCTCATCAAggacaaaatgaagaaatccaCTTAGCAGGATCTtcacatccagctcagcacgTGCAGCTAACTCAGGAATCAAGTCAACAGTCTCATTCTGGCCAAGATACAGTTCCTTCCCATCAAATCAGCGAAGAACAAAATCGAAGCGTACGTGTTTCTGAATCCCATCAGCAGTCGTTGTCAGTAAATGAGTCATCTCATGAGCATCCTATTCAAGGACAGGCTTTCTGA
- the ZBTB24 gene encoding zinc finger and BTB domain-containing protein 24 isoform X1 has product MAETTPDASEKLVIIQSKAHKDIILANFEEQRKKGFLCDITLIVENVHFRAHKALLAASSEYFSMMFIDEGEIGQSIYMLEGMVADTFGALLEFIYTGCLRASEGTTEQILATAQLLKVNDLVGACTDYQASCSPSNALPAPANGGTSVPVMASDKKSEDPPKRKRGRPRKIQSVQEEQSVANPAEDVQLRENNSMQNTQNFMKKDTAEEETVASEHAPARKDAEENEPACGSEAAVDVSAEKDENYDPKSEGITHSTQSRYSKRRIRRSIKLKDYKLIGDEDEKGLTKRTDGKRKRAGSEARCKDCGKVFKYNHFLAIHQRSHTGERPFKCSECGKGFSQKHSLQVHERMHTGERPYTCTVCNKALTTKHSLLEHMSLHTGQKAFTCDQCGKYFSQKRQLKSHYRVHTGRSLPECNQCRRKFMDAAQLKKHLRTHTGEKPFTCEICGKSFTAKSSLQTHIRIHRGEKPYSCGICGKSFSDSSAKRRHCILHTGKKPFSCPECSLQFARLDNLKSHLKIHSKEKQFQEAGAASSTNTSSEVRNILQLQQYQLATSGGQEIQLLVTDAVHNINFMPSHNQGISIVSAENAPNMTAEQAANLTLLAQPPQQLQNLLLTAQQGQAEQIQSISMIANQIETAQPEQMHVITFSKEALEHLHAHQGQNEEIHLAGSSHPAQHVQLTQESSQQSHSGQDTVPSHQISEEQNRSVRVSESHQQSLSVNESSHEHPIQGQAF; this is encoded by the exons atggCAGAAACAACTCCTGATGCTTCTGAGAAACTGGTCATCATCCAGTCCAAAGCTCACAAAGATATCATTCTAGCTAATTTtgaagaacaaaggaaaaagggtTTTCTTTGTGACATTACTCTAATAGTGGAGAATGTGCATTTCAGAGCCCACAAAGCTTTGCTTGCTGCCAGCAGTGAATACTTCTCCATGATGTTCATAGACGAGGGTGAGATAGGGCAGTCCATTTACATGCTGGAGGGAATGGTTGCAGACACCTTTGGAGCGCTGCTAGAATTTATCTACACCGGTTGCCTCCGCGCCAGTGAAGGAACCACAGAACAGATTCTGGCTACTGCTCAGCTGCTGAAAGTGAATGATCTGGTAGGGGCCTGTACGGACTACCAGGCCAGCTGTAGCCCCAGTAACGCGTTACCGGCTCCGGCAAATGGTGGAACCTCTGTACCTGTTATGGCAAGCGACAAGAAAAGTGAAGATCCACCGAAGCGAAAACGAGGGCGACCGAGGAAAATCCAGAGTGTCCAAGAAGAACAATCAGTCGCAAATCCTGCTGAAGATGTGCAGCTGAGAGAGAACAATTCCATGCAAAATACGcaaaattttatgaaaaaagaCACTGCGGAAGAAGAAACAGTTGCCAGCGAACATGCTCCAGCGAGGaaagatgcagaagaaaatgaaccTGCTTGTGGCTCAGAAGCTGCTGTCGATGTGTCAGCTGAGAAAGATGAGAATTATGATCCCAAATCTGAAGGAATAACACACAGCACTCAGAGCCGTTACAGCAAACGTAGAATAAGGAGATCAATCAAACTAAAAGATTATAAACTCATTGGTGATGAGGATGAAAAAGGACTGACAAAGAGGACcgatggaaaaagaaaacgtgCGGGTTCTGAAGCTCGCTGTAAAGACTGTGgcaaagtatttaaatataatCACTTCTTAGCTATTCATCAGCGAAGTCATACAG GGGAGCGCCCTTTTAAATGCAGTGAGTGTGGCAAAGGCTTTTCCCAGAAGCATTCTCTTCAGGTCCATGAGCGGATGCACACTGGAGAACGGCCATACACCTGCACTGTCTGCAATAAAGCTCTGACAACAAAACATTCTCTTCTGGAGCATATGAGCCTACATACAG GGCAGAAGGCTTTTACATGCGATCAGTGTGGGAAATACTTCAGCCAAAAGAGGCAGCTCAAGAGCCACTATCGCGTACACACAG GCCGTTCACTGCCGGAATGTAACCAGTGTCGTCGCAAATTCATGGATGCAGCTCAGTTAAAGAAACATCTAAGAACGCATACAG GTGAGAAGCCCTTCACTTGTGAAATTTGTGGCAAATCATTTACAGCTAAAAGTTCTCTTCAGACTCACATTAGAATTCACAG aggagaaaagcCATATTCTTGTGGTATATGTGGAAAATCCTTCTCTGATTCCAGTGCTAAGAGAAGACACTGTATCTTACACACAGGCAAAAAGCCTTTCTCTTGCCCAGAATGTAGTTTGCAGTTTGCTCGTCTGGACAACCTGAAGTCTCATTTGAAAATTCATagcaaggaaaagcagtttCAGGAAGCAGGCGCTGCCTCGAGCACCAACACCAGTTCAGAGGTGAGAAACATTCTTCAGCTGCAGCAGTATCAACTTGCCACCTCTGGAGGGCAGGAAATTCAACTGCTGGTTACAGACGCTGTACATAATATAAACTTCATGCCTAGTCATAATCAAGGCATTAGCATCGTGAGTGCAGAAAATGCCCCAAATATGACAGCCGAGCAGGCTGCCAACCTCACGCTGCTTGCTCAGCCACCGCAGCAGTTGCAAAACTTGTTGCTTACAGCTCAGCAGGGGCAAGCAGAACAAATCCAAAGTATCAGTATGATTGCAAACCAAATAGAGACTGCCCAGCCTGAACAAATGCATGTCATCACTTTTTCCAAGGAAGCACTAGAACATCTTCATGCTCATCAAggacaaaatgaagaaatccaCTTAGCAGGATCTtcacatccagctcagcacgTGCAGCTAACTCAGGAATCAAGTCAACAGTCTCATTCTGGCCAAGATACAGTTCCTTCCCATCAAATCAGCGAAGAACAAAATCGAAGCGTACGTGTTTCTGAATCCCATCAGCAGTCGTTGTCAGTAAATGAGTCATCTCATGAGCATCCTATTCAAGGACAGGCTTTCTGA
- the ZBTB24 gene encoding zinc finger and BTB domain-containing protein 24 isoform X3, which translates to MAETTPDASEKLVIIQSKAHKDIILANFEEQRKKGFLCDITLIVENVHFRAHKALLAASSEYFSMMFIDEGEIGQSIYMLEGMVADTFGALLEFIYTGCLRASEGTTEQILATAQLLKVNDLVGACTDYQASCSPSNALPAPANGGTSVPVMASDKKSEDPPKRKRGRPRKIQSVQEEQSVANPAEDVQLRENNSMQNTQNFMKKDTAEEETVASEHAPARKDAEENEPACGSEAAVDVSAEKDENYDPKSEGITHSTQSRYSKRRIRRSIKLKDYKLIGDEDEKGLTKRTDGKRKRAGSEARCKDCGKVFKYNHFLAIHQRSHTGERPFKCSECGKGFSQKHSLQVHERMHTGERPYTCTVCNKALTTKHSLLEHMSLHTGQKAFTCDQCGKYFSQKRQLKSHYRVHTGKCFNKDH; encoded by the exons atggCAGAAACAACTCCTGATGCTTCTGAGAAACTGGTCATCATCCAGTCCAAAGCTCACAAAGATATCATTCTAGCTAATTTtgaagaacaaaggaaaaagggtTTTCTTTGTGACATTACTCTAATAGTGGAGAATGTGCATTTCAGAGCCCACAAAGCTTTGCTTGCTGCCAGCAGTGAATACTTCTCCATGATGTTCATAGACGAGGGTGAGATAGGGCAGTCCATTTACATGCTGGAGGGAATGGTTGCAGACACCTTTGGAGCGCTGCTAGAATTTATCTACACCGGTTGCCTCCGCGCCAGTGAAGGAACCACAGAACAGATTCTGGCTACTGCTCAGCTGCTGAAAGTGAATGATCTGGTAGGGGCCTGTACGGACTACCAGGCCAGCTGTAGCCCCAGTAACGCGTTACCGGCTCCGGCAAATGGTGGAACCTCTGTACCTGTTATGGCAAGCGACAAGAAAAGTGAAGATCCACCGAAGCGAAAACGAGGGCGACCGAGGAAAATCCAGAGTGTCCAAGAAGAACAATCAGTCGCAAATCCTGCTGAAGATGTGCAGCTGAGAGAGAACAATTCCATGCAAAATACGcaaaattttatgaaaaaagaCACTGCGGAAGAAGAAACAGTTGCCAGCGAACATGCTCCAGCGAGGaaagatgcagaagaaaatgaaccTGCTTGTGGCTCAGAAGCTGCTGTCGATGTGTCAGCTGAGAAAGATGAGAATTATGATCCCAAATCTGAAGGAATAACACACAGCACTCAGAGCCGTTACAGCAAACGTAGAATAAGGAGATCAATCAAACTAAAAGATTATAAACTCATTGGTGATGAGGATGAAAAAGGACTGACAAAGAGGACcgatggaaaaagaaaacgtgCGGGTTCTGAAGCTCGCTGTAAAGACTGTGgcaaagtatttaaatataatCACTTCTTAGCTATTCATCAGCGAAGTCATACAG GGGAGCGCCCTTTTAAATGCAGTGAGTGTGGCAAAGGCTTTTCCCAGAAGCATTCTCTTCAGGTCCATGAGCGGATGCACACTGGAGAACGGCCATACACCTGCACTGTCTGCAATAAAGCTCTGACAACAAAACATTCTCTTCTGGAGCATATGAGCCTACATACAG GGCAGAAGGCTTTTACATGCGATCAGTGTGGGAAATACTTCAGCCAAAAGAGGCAGCTCAAGAGCCACTATCGCGTACACACAG GAAAGTGCTTTAACAAAGATCACTGA